One window from the genome of Musa acuminata AAA Group cultivar baxijiao chromosome BXJ1-4, Cavendish_Baxijiao_AAA, whole genome shotgun sequence encodes:
- the LOC135657660 gene encoding non-classical arabinogalactan protein 30-like has protein sequence MSWLKSLVGLQLVTLFLSVFLVFPAAKGAEMEMKPSSEHPVALPPVPPPMIAPAAPPIFTIAAEGVIYCRCKLPRYSKAVDGAPLPGAVVLLKCGSQRTVWAAKGRTDSHGYFYLQTQLKYKSLSRTCRVFVLWSPVGPCQVPRRYGLKGPGASLMFERKLSDGYNTIALYTAGFFEFGPVKSSKCYLPY, from the exons ATGAGTTGGTTGAAGAGCTTAGTAGGTCTTCAGCTTGTGACGCTCTTCCTGAGCGTTTTCCTCGTCTTTCCTGCGGCCAAGGGTGCCGAAATGGAGATGAAACCATCATCGGAACATCCCGTCGCGCTGCCACCGGTTCCGCCGCCGATGATAGCACCCGCAGCGCCTCCGATCTTCACCATCGCGGCTGAAGGCGTCATCTACTGCAGGTGCAAGCTCCCGCGCTACTCAAAGGCCGTCGATGGCGCCCCTCTTCCAG GTGCGGTGGTGCTGCTGAAGTGCGGCAGCCAGCGCACGGTGTGGGCAGCTAAAGGAAGGACCGACTCCCATGGCTACTTCTACCTGCAGACACAACTGAAGTACAAGTCGCTGTCGCGCACCTGCAGGGTGTTTGTGCTGTGGTCGCCGGTAGGCCCGTGCCAGGTGCCGCGGCGGTATGGGTTGAAAGGACCAGGAGCTTCTCTGATGTTTGAGAGGAAGCTGAGCGACGGGTACAACACCATTGCTCTCTACACCGCAGGCTTCTTCGAGTTCGGCCCGGTGAAATCGAGCAAGTGTTATCTCCCCTATTGA